From the genome of Anticarsia gemmatalis isolate Benzon Research Colony breed Stoneville strain chromosome 13, ilAntGemm2 primary, whole genome shotgun sequence, one region includes:
- the Picot gene encoding putative inorganic phosphate cotransporter protein picot isoform X2, with the protein MGLKSEDDKRPSKLAIMDDDVSDKPSGMGTRHFVTFMLFLGMANAYIMRTNMSVAIVAMVNHTALPVVAEAMDTECGGVESNSTSSTQDGSFVWSSTLQGYILSSFFYGYVITQIPFGILSKKYGARLFLGVGMLINSVFGLLVPVAAEAGYEWLILVRFIQGLGEGPIVPCTHAMLAKWIPPNERSRMGAAVYAGAQFGTVISMPLSGLLSAYGFSGGWPSIFYVFGLIGTVWCLAFLFFVSEDPEQCASIKEAEKKYILSSLWGAAGSSSPPIPWSKILLSTPFWAIMLAHMGQNYGYETLMTELPTFMRQVLHFSIKDNGFVSALPYLCMWLFSMFISVVADWMLSSGRFNHTQVRKIINSIGQYGPAVGLFIAANTGCNPAATVAILAAGVGLNGGIYSGFKVNHLDISPRFAGILMAFTNCLANLTGLLAPIVAGYIIEGRPTQAQWRKVFYIAAGIYIFCATFYNIFGSGRRQDWDNPADDEANAKKSAAKKTMKLEKKAAKNQSQAETAQ; encoded by the exons GTGGTATGGGGACGAGGCACTTCGTGACGTTCATGTTGTTCCTGGGCATGGCGAACGCCTACATCATGAGGACCAACATGTCGGTGGCTATCGTCGCTATGGTCAACCACACGGCTTTGCCCGTGGTGGCTGAAGCCATGGACACTGAGTGTGGTGGTGTCGAGTCTAATTCTACCAGT TCGACACAAGACGGATCATTCGTGTGGAGCTCGACGCTGCAGGGTTACATCTTGTCTTCCTTCTTCTACGGCTACGTCATCACGCAGATACCCTTCGGCATCTTGTCTAAGAA GTACGGCGCCCGTCTGTTCTTGGGCGTGGGTATGTTGATCAACTCGGTGTTCGGTCTGCTGGTGCCTGTCGCAGCTGAGGCAGGATACGAGTGGCTCATCCTCGTGCGGTTCATCCAAGGTTTGGGAGAG GGACCAATTGTACCTTGCACTCACGCTATGTTGGCGAAATGGATTCCACCCAACGAGAGGAGTCGGATGGGAGCTGCCGTATATGCCG GTGCACAATTCGGTACGGTGATCTCTATGCCCCTGTCCGGTCTACTCTCGGCATACGGTTTCTCCGGCGGGTGGCCGTCCATCTTCTACGTGTTCGGTCTCATCGGTACCGTGTGGTGCCTGGCCTTCTTGTTCTTCGTGTCTGAGGATCCGGAGCAGTGCGCCAGCATCAAGGAGGCGGAGAAGAAGTACATCTTGAGCTCGCTGTGGGGCGCTGCTGGTTCCAGC TCGCCACCAATCCCATGGAGCAAGATCCTGCTATCCACACCCTTCTGGGCGATTATGTTGGCACACATGGGACAGAACTACGGTTACGAGACCCTCATGACAGAGCTGCCAACCTTCATGAGACAAGTCCTGCACTTCTCTATCAAAGAC AACGGATTCGTGTCAGCTCTCCCATACCTGTGCATGTGGCTGTTCTCAATGTTCATCTCCGTGGTGGCCGACTGGATGTTGTCCAGCGGCAGATTCAACCACACGCAAGTCAGGAAGATCATCAACAGTATCG GTCAATACGGTCCAGCGGTCGGTCTGTTCATCGCAGCTAACACAGGCTGCAACCCCGCTGCCACCGTCGCCATCTTGGCCGCCGGTGTCGGTCTCAACGGAGGTATCTACTCCGGTTTCAAG GTGAACCACTTGGACATCTCGCCACGTTTCGCCGGTATCCTGATGGCGTTCACCAACTGTCTCGCCAACCTGACTGGACTCCTCGCGCCCATCGTTGCTGGATACATCATTGAGGGCAGG CCCACACAAGCGCAATGGAGGAAAGTATTCTACATCGCAGCGGGTATCTACATTTTCTGCGCCACTTTCTACAACATCTTCGGTTCCGGCAGAAGACAGGACTGGGACAATCCCGCCGACGACGAAGCCAACGCTAAGAAATCAGCCGCCAAGAAGACCATGAAACTAGAGAAGAAAGCCGCCAAGAATCAAAGCCAAGCGGAAACCGCccaataa
- the Polr1A gene encoding RNA polymerase I subunit RpI1: MAYKSATASSTSHLTSVDPDYVQFLMFDDEDVRKLSVSKITNVQCFDAIGNPTKGGLYDSALGPLRDRNETCGTCNNVLLHCPGHFGHIELPLVVVNPLFIKNVYTLFRVSCLKCFKIQMNDQMKFILKLQLDLVDAGHITAALDLDNFVGDINSKSESSPEKPSKVIRKYQKLLKKRDAVTETFQNKNVDKLRAKFINSYFRVINVAKKCAFCSSKLIKVTTSENKIMYNLSAETGEKTKGIKILMPDEIRRYCTAIAENDADILKHCFPVLKHSNVHPVTKLFFMEVIPVLPPCVRPCNVLRGEVVEHPQTNVYKSILQNAFAARAVLHVLSSSDPQKAVDCLDQLPRQAYESVQGKSPPEKLHACWQELQKSVNNLLNCEGQGANSQGLKQIIEKKTGLIRMHMMGKRVNFAARSVITPDPNVDIDEIGIPDAFATKLTYPVPVTEWNVDELRKMVINGPNKHPGAEKIEIKNGRIIRIPTDSIQKRKSLAKRLLTPEEFESSGLKIVHRHLLNGDVLILNRQPSLHKPSMMAHRARILKGEKTLRLHYANCKSYNADFDGDEMNAHFPQNEIARSEAYNIMSVRKQYLVPKDGTPLSGLIQDHVISGVKMSLRGTFFTKTDYQQLVFQALPNHKGPIKLLPPTILKPMVLWSGKQVLSTIIINTTPKDKPCLTLIGKAKISSKAWQKDPPRPWQAGGTPFSNPNTMTEAEVIIRKGELLSGVLDKTHYGATPYGLVHCMYELYGGDSSSALLSSFSKVFTFYLQWIGFTLGVKDILVVQESDKKRDDVICLVRNAGKIAAVKAADLPADVDDEKLKETLEVMYTKDPKFRANLDRQYKNMLDSYTNSINTVCLTEGLLEKFPYNNLQLMVQSGAKGSTVNTMQISCLLGQIELEGKRPPLMISGRSLPSFPPHDVSPRAGGFIDGRFMTGIQPQEFFFHCMAGREGLIDTAVKTSRSGYLQRCLIKHLESLAIAYDHTVRDADHSVIQFAYGEDGLDVLKCQFLRKEQFPFLDTNASAVVSENVIDKLKESETKDVKKSLKSLKKWKKKFGSPFERVRTSGFLQFSYLAKKDIVLDDLPTDRTRDPFYWELEKKWRELSDEEKQEYGRKKCPDPIPSKMSPEFKFGIINEKLDDLVQSYLKNRHASVYDEYTEKNKFVEVMSAKYLESMAAPGEPVGLLAAQSIGEPSTQMTLNTFHFAGRGDMNVTLGIPRLREILMTASAKLKTPNMDIPFRDDIPDLTKKAEKLRQKLNRVTVSDVLEKIDVECEIVTKPERQLKTTMRFQFLPHSQYKTQYSVKPAQIIKHMENKFFDEMFSVVRKQAKATCGVVWSAEKTKKRSKAGKDDDDEEDDGPAPEPGNNVELDSSDDEAPNEDDDNTDAKIRKKRTEEQEYEDPESEEEEKSDDEVEFTDEQAKEKEDLDTTTNDKTDLDANKTMSAVVDRIKEATNYTFDTKQYKWCQLTVLFPISFLRIDLSQALRETASKSVIHEIKHIKRAITNKEKNVLYLKTEGINILQMFKYDHILDLNKLYSNDIHAIANTYGIEAANKVIIKEIQNVFNVYGIEVDPRHLTLIADYMTYNGIFEPMSRKGMEASSSPLQQMSFESSLIFLREAVLNSKKDNIRSASSCLMLGQPCRSGTGTFSLQHYSKVIS; encoded by the exons ATGGCTTATAAGTCAGCAACGGCGTCGTCGACGTCGCACCTGACGTCGGTGGACCCAGACTATGTCCAGTTTTTGATGTTTGATGACGAAGATGTAAGGAAATTGAGTGTTTCGAAAATCACAAATGTACAATGCTTTGATGCTATTGGGAACCCTACGAAGGGTGGTTTGTATGACTCTGCCCTTGGGCCTCTTCGAGACAGGAATGAGACCTGTGGAACTTGTAATAATGTGTTGTTACATTGTCCTGGCCATTTCGGACACATAGAACTACCACTTGTGGTGGTAAATCCGTTATTCATCAAGAATGTCTACACCTTATTCAGAGTGAGCTGtctaaaatgctttaaaatcCAAATGAATGATCAAATGAAGTTCATACTGAAACTACAGCTAGACTTAGTTGATGCTGGGCATATTACCGCTGCTTTGGACTTAGATAACTTTGTTGGAGACATCAATAGTAAGAGCGAGAGCTCTCCCGAAAAGCCAAGTAAAGTTATAAGGAAGTATCAAAAGTTATTGAAGAAAAGAGATGCAGTAACAGAAACTTTTCAGAACAAAAATGTAGATAAACTTAGAGCAAAGTTTATTAACAGTTATTTTCGAGTTATTAATGTAGCTAAGAAATGTGCGTTCTGCTCCTCAAAACTTATTAAAGTAACTACATCAGAAAATAAGATTATGTATAACCTTAGTGCGGAGACTGGTGAGAAAACTAAAGGGATAAAGATATTGATGCCTGATGAAATAAGACGATACTGCACAGCAATAGCTGAGAATGATGCTGATATACTTAAACATTGTTTCCCTGTACTCAAGCATTCTAATGTCCATCCCGTAACTAAACTATTTTTCATGGAAGTTATTCCTGTTTTACCACCTTGTGTGAGACCATGTAACGTATTACGCGGAGAAGTCGTAGAACATCCTCAAACGAATGTTTACAAAAGTATCTTGCAGAATGCGTTCGCTGCTCGAGCTGTATTACATGTACTGTCTTCATCAGACCCACAGAAAGCCGTTGACTGCTTAGACCAACTTCCAAGGCAAGCTTACGAGAGTGTTCAAGGGAAATCACCACCAGAGAAGCTGCATGCATGTTGGCAAGAGCTGCAGAAGAGTGTGAACAATCTTCTCAACTGTGAAGGACAAGGGGCTAACAGTCAAGGCTTGAAACAAATTATTGAGAAAAAGACTGGTTTGATAAGAATGCATATGATGGGTAAACGTGTGAACTTTGCCGCTCGGTCTGTCATCACGCCTGATCCTAATGTAGACATTGATGAAATCGGTATCCCTGATGCTTTTGCGACGAAACTGACGTACCCTGTTCCAGTCACTGAATGGAATGTTGACGAACTTCGAAAGATGGTTATTAACGGACCTAACAAACACCCAGGTGCTgagaaaattgaaattaaaaatggtCGGATAATTAGAATTCCTACTGATTCTATTCAGAAGCGTAAAAGTCTTGCCAAGAGGTTGCTTACGCCAGAGGAGTTTGAAAGCTCTGGATTGAAAATTGTTCACAGACATTTATTGAATGGTGATGTCCTGATTCTCAATCGTCAGCCCTCTCTCCACAAGCCTAGTATGATGGCACACAGAGCTAGGATATTAAAAGGTGAGAAAACTCTCCGATTGCATTACGCCAACTGCAAATCCTATAACGCCGATTTCGACGGTGACGAAATGAATGCCCACTTTCCGCAAAACGAAATCGCGAGAAGCGAGGCGTACAATATCATGTCTGTACGAAAGCAATACTTAGTACCAAAAGATGGAACACCATTGAGTGGTTTGATCCAAGATCACGTAATTTCTGGAGTGAAAATGTCGCTCAGAGGCACATTTTTCACAAAAACCGATTACCAGCAACTGGTCTTCCAAGCTTTGCCTAACCACAAAGGGCCTATCAAACTTCTTCCACCTACTATCTTAAAACCAATGGTTCTCTGGTCAGGGAAACAAGTTCTATCtaccattattataaatacgacaCCTAAGGACAAACCATGTCTTACTTTGATTGGAAAAGCTAAGATTAGTTCGAAAGCTTGGCAGAAGGACCCTCCAAGGCCTTGGCAAGCGGGTGGGACTCCATTTTCTAACCCGAACACCATGACGGAAGCAGAAGTCATTATTAGAAAAGGCGAACTTCTTTCAGGAGTACTAGATAAGACTCACTATGGAGCAACACCATATGGTTTGGTCCATTGCATGTACGAATTGTATGGAGGTGACAGTTCAAGCGCGTTACTAAGTTCCTTTTCCAAAGTTTTTACGTTTTATCTACAATGGATTGGATTTACTCTTGGTGTGAAAGATATTCTAGTAGTTCAAGAATCGGATAAAAAGCGAGATGATGTCATCTGTTTGGTACGTAATGCTGGCAAAATTGCAGCTGTTAAAGCCGCAGATTTGCCGGCAGATGTCGATGATGAGAAATTAAAGGAAACTTTAGAAGTAATGTATACAAAAGACCCGAAGTTCAGAGCCAATTTGGATAGGCAGTATAAAAACATGCTGGATTCATATACAAATAGCATCAATACCGTTTGTTTGACTGAAGGATTATTGGAGAAATTCCCATACAATAATTTGCAATTGATGGTGCAGTCTGGTGCCAAAGGTTCGACTGTAAACACTATGCAGATTTCATGTTTACTTGGTCAAATTGAGTTGGAAGGTAAAAGGCCGCCTCTAATGATTTCTGGACGTTCTTTACCAAGTTTCCCACCACACGACGTGTCTCCGCGAGCCGGTGGCTTCATCGACGGTCGATTCATGACTGGAATCCAGCCGCAAGAGTTCTTCTTCCATTGCATGGCTGGTCGTGAAGGTCTTATCGATACCGCCGTCAAAACCAGTCGATCCGGTTACTTGCAAAGATGTTTGATCAAACATTTGGAGAGTTTGGCAATTGCCTACGATCATACTGTAAGAGATGCTGACCACAGCGTCATACAATTCGCTTACGGTGAAGATGGCTTGGACGTTCTTAAGTGTCAGTTCCTTAGAAAAGAACAGTTTCCGTTCTTAGATACTAATGCCAGTGCGGTTGTCAGTGAAAATGTGATTGATAAGCTCAAAGAAAGCGAAACGAAAGATGTGAAGAAATCTCTTAAATCGTTGAAAAAATGGAAGAAAAAGTTCGGAAGTCCGTTCGAGAGAGTAAGGACAAGTGGTTTCCTTCAATTCTCATATCTTGCTAAGAAAGATATTGTTTTAGACGATTTACCAACTGATAGAACTAGGGATCCGTTTTATTGGGAGCTAGAGAAGAAATGGCGAGAGTTAAGTGATGAGGAGAAACAAGAATATGGCAGGAAGAAATGCCCTGATCCTATTCCTAGCAAAATGTCGCCGGAATTCAAGTTCGGTATCATAAACGAAAAATTAGATGACCTAGTGCAGAGTTACTTGAAGAACCGACACGCTAGTGTGTACGATGAATACACTGAGAAAAACAAATTCGTTGAGGTCATGAGTGCTAAGTATCTTGAATCGATGGCGGCTCCGGGAGAACCAGTAGGGCTGTTGGCTGCTCAATCTATAGGAGAGCCTTCAACTCAGATGACACTGAACACCTTCCATTTCGCCGGTCGTGGTGACATGAACGTCACGCTCGGTATACCTCGTCTCCGAGAAATTCTCATGACAGCGTCAGCGAAACTTAAAACGCCGAACATGGACATACCATTCCGAGACGATATTCCGGATTTGACGAAAAAAGCAGAAAAGTTACGGCAGAAATTAAATAGAGTTACCGTATCAGATGTTTTGGAGAAAATAGATGTGGAATGTGAGATTGTAACAAAACCTGAAAGGCAGTTGAAGACGACAATGCGATTCCAGTTTTTGCCGCATTCGCAGTACAAGACTCAGTACTCGGTAAAGCCTGCTCAAATTATCAAACACATGGAGAATAAGTTCTTTGATGAGATGTTTTCTGTTGTAAGGAAACAGGCTAAAGCGACATGTGGTGTGGTCTGGTCTGCTGAGAAGACTAAGAAGCGGTCTAAGGCCGGTAAAGATGACGATGACGAGGAAGACGATGGGCCAGCTCCTGAACcgggcaataatgtggagctgGACAGTTCTGATGATGAAGCGCCTAATGAAGATGATGACAATACTGAT GCTAAAATCCGCAAGAAGAGAACAGAAGAACAAGAATACGAGGACCCCGAATCAGAAGAGGAAGAGAAATCGGACGACGAAGTGGAATTCACAGACGAACAAgctaaagaaaaagaagattTAGACACGACTACTAACGACAAGACAGACTTGGATGCTAACAAAACAATGTCTGCCGTCGTCGACAGGATCAAAGAAGCTACAAACTACACCTTtgatacaaaacaatataaatggTGCCAGTTGACAGTACTCTTCCCAATTTCCTTCCTAAGGATTGACTTATCCCAAGCTCTTAGAGAAACTGCTTCAAAATCAGTGATCCATGAAATAAAGCACATCAAACGCGCGATCACGAACAAAGAGAAAAATGTTCTGTACCTCAAAACTGAAGGTATAAACATCCTACAAATGTTCAAATACGACCATATTCTAGATCTAAATAAGTTGTACAGTAACGATATTCATGCGATTGCTAACACGTATGGAATAGAAGCAGCTAACAAAGTGATTATAAAAGAAATTCAGAATGTGTTCAATGTGTACGGAATTGAAGTAGATCCGAGACATTTGACGTTGATCGCTGATTATATGACTTATAATGGGATTTTCGAACCGATGAGTAGGAAAGGAATGGAAGCATCGTCTTCGCCTCTACAGCAAATGTCTTTTGAATCCTCGCTTATATTCTTAAGAGAAGCTGTGTTGAATTCTAAAAAGGATAATATTCGTTCGGCTTCTAGTTGTTTGATGTTGGGACAACCGTGTAGAAGTGGTACGGGCACATTCAGTTTACAACATTATAGTAAAGTTATAAGCTAA
- the Picot gene encoding putative inorganic phosphate cotransporter protein picot isoform X1 has product MVSRTRGAHVLVWEQPGLEDQRPRGYTGGMGTRHFVTFMLFLGMANAYIMRTNMSVAIVAMVNHTALPVVAEAMDTECGGVESNSTSSTQDGSFVWSSTLQGYILSSFFYGYVITQIPFGILSKKYGARLFLGVGMLINSVFGLLVPVAAEAGYEWLILVRFIQGLGEGPIVPCTHAMLAKWIPPNERSRMGAAVYAGAQFGTVISMPLSGLLSAYGFSGGWPSIFYVFGLIGTVWCLAFLFFVSEDPEQCASIKEAEKKYILSSLWGAAGSSSPPIPWSKILLSTPFWAIMLAHMGQNYGYETLMTELPTFMRQVLHFSIKDNGFVSALPYLCMWLFSMFISVVADWMLSSGRFNHTQVRKIINSIGQYGPAVGLFIAANTGCNPAATVAILAAGVGLNGGIYSGFKVNHLDISPRFAGILMAFTNCLANLTGLLAPIVAGYIIEGRPTQAQWRKVFYIAAGIYIFCATFYNIFGSGRRQDWDNPADDEANAKKSAAKKTMKLEKKAAKNQSQAETAQ; this is encoded by the exons GTGGTATGGGGACGAGGCACTTCGTGACGTTCATGTTGTTCCTGGGCATGGCGAACGCCTACATCATGAGGACCAACATGTCGGTGGCTATCGTCGCTATGGTCAACCACACGGCTTTGCCCGTGGTGGCTGAAGCCATGGACACTGAGTGTGGTGGTGTCGAGTCTAATTCTACCAGT TCGACACAAGACGGATCATTCGTGTGGAGCTCGACGCTGCAGGGTTACATCTTGTCTTCCTTCTTCTACGGCTACGTCATCACGCAGATACCCTTCGGCATCTTGTCTAAGAA GTACGGCGCCCGTCTGTTCTTGGGCGTGGGTATGTTGATCAACTCGGTGTTCGGTCTGCTGGTGCCTGTCGCAGCTGAGGCAGGATACGAGTGGCTCATCCTCGTGCGGTTCATCCAAGGTTTGGGAGAG GGACCAATTGTACCTTGCACTCACGCTATGTTGGCGAAATGGATTCCACCCAACGAGAGGAGTCGGATGGGAGCTGCCGTATATGCCG GTGCACAATTCGGTACGGTGATCTCTATGCCCCTGTCCGGTCTACTCTCGGCATACGGTTTCTCCGGCGGGTGGCCGTCCATCTTCTACGTGTTCGGTCTCATCGGTACCGTGTGGTGCCTGGCCTTCTTGTTCTTCGTGTCTGAGGATCCGGAGCAGTGCGCCAGCATCAAGGAGGCGGAGAAGAAGTACATCTTGAGCTCGCTGTGGGGCGCTGCTGGTTCCAGC TCGCCACCAATCCCATGGAGCAAGATCCTGCTATCCACACCCTTCTGGGCGATTATGTTGGCACACATGGGACAGAACTACGGTTACGAGACCCTCATGACAGAGCTGCCAACCTTCATGAGACAAGTCCTGCACTTCTCTATCAAAGAC AACGGATTCGTGTCAGCTCTCCCATACCTGTGCATGTGGCTGTTCTCAATGTTCATCTCCGTGGTGGCCGACTGGATGTTGTCCAGCGGCAGATTCAACCACACGCAAGTCAGGAAGATCATCAACAGTATCG GTCAATACGGTCCAGCGGTCGGTCTGTTCATCGCAGCTAACACAGGCTGCAACCCCGCTGCCACCGTCGCCATCTTGGCCGCCGGTGTCGGTCTCAACGGAGGTATCTACTCCGGTTTCAAG GTGAACCACTTGGACATCTCGCCACGTTTCGCCGGTATCCTGATGGCGTTCACCAACTGTCTCGCCAACCTGACTGGACTCCTCGCGCCCATCGTTGCTGGATACATCATTGAGGGCAGG CCCACACAAGCGCAATGGAGGAAAGTATTCTACATCGCAGCGGGTATCTACATTTTCTGCGCCACTTTCTACAACATCTTCGGTTCCGGCAGAAGACAGGACTGGGACAATCCCGCCGACGACGAAGCCAACGCTAAGAAATCAGCCGCCAAGAAGACCATGAAACTAGAGAAGAAAGCCGCCAAGAATCAAAGCCAAGCGGAAACCGCccaataa